The nucleotide sequence GCCAATGGTGGCAATGGTGTTGTATTTTTTGCTTAGAACCGCGTGAAGGAGCTCTTTGCTTGTGGTTTTTCCATTGCTTCCAGTTAGTGCGATTATGGGTAATCCAATATGAAACCTATGAAAACCTGCTAAATCTTGAAGGGTTTTAAGTACGTCGGTTACAATAATGAGCTTATTATTTTCTATTTTTTTTAGGTTGATATCATCTACAACGGCGTATGCGGCTCCTTTTTCAAGGGCTTGCAAAGCAAATTCATTGGCGTTGAAATTGGCTCCTTTCAAAGCAAAGAACATACTGTTGGGCAAAATGTTTCGTGTGTCGGTGCTCACACCATTGCATTGTGTGAACAATGCGTAAAGTTCGAATAATTCCATAATTGTACTTAAAGTCTTTAAGTGTTTTGTGTTGCAAATTTAACATTATTTAGTTTTTGGCGAAACGATTGCTGTAAAACAATCTATACCATATTCTCTGGCTTTACCCATTCATCAAATTCTTCCGAAGTGAGGTATCCCAAGGTAATTGCCGTTTCTTTTAAAGTGGTATTGTTTTTATGCGCCATTTGGGCAATCTCGGCGGCTTTGTAATAGCCTATTTTTGGGTTTAAAGCTGTTACCAGCATTAACGAGTTATCTACCAATTCTTTAATTCGATCATAATTTGGTTCAATACCTTTTGCGCAATGTTCGTTAAACGATGCACAAGCATCGCCAATTAATCGTGCGGATTGTAGAAAGTTTGCTGCCATGAGTGGTTTAAATACATTCAGTTCGAAATGACCTTGCGCACCGCCAAATGTAATTGCTACATCGTTACCAATGATCTGAGCGGCAACCATTGTTAACGCTTCGCATTGTGTAGGATTTACTTTACCTGGCATAATAGACGATCCTGGTTCGTTTTCGGGAAGTAACAATTCCCCAATGCCCGATCTAGGTCCTGATGCAAGCATTCGGATATCGTTTGCAATTTTGTTTAATGATACGGCTAATTGTTTTAACGCACCATGGGTTTCCACAATGGCATCGTGTGCAGCCAAAGCCTCAAATTTATTTTCAGCGGTTATGAACGGAAATTTTGTGAATTGTGCGATATATTTTGCTACCAATACATCATAGCCTTTTGGAGTGTTTAAACCGGTGCCAACAGCAGTTCCTCCTAAAGCGATTTCGGTTAAATGATGCAATGTGTTTCTTAAAGCTTTTAATCCGTGGTTAAGCTGAGATACATAACCTGAAAATTCTTGACCTAAAGTAAGCGGAGTGGCATCCATTAAATGTGTTCTTCCAATTTTTACTACATTTTTAAATGCTTCTGCTTTTTCTTGTAAGGTATTTCGCAATTGTTCGATTCCCGGAATGGTAACTTGCTGAATGATTTTATAAGCCGCAATGTGCATCGCAGTGGGAAATGTGTCATTTGATGATTGCGATTTATTCACATCATCGTTTGCTTTTAAAACACTTTTTTCGGCACCAATCTTTAAACCAGCTAAAACTTGTGCACGATTGGCAATTACTTCGTTTACATTCATATTAGATTGCGTTCCGGAACCCGTTTGCCAAATCACCAAAGGAAACTGATCGCTTAATGTTCCGCTCAAAACTTCATCACAAACGGCAGCAATGGCATCTCTTTTTTCTACCGAAAGTACCCCTAAATCGCAATTGGCATAAGCAGCGGCTTTTTTTAAATAAGCAAATCCTTCAATAATTTCGATAGGCATAGATGCTTCTGCACCAATTTTGAAATTGTTTCGGGAACGTTCAGTTTGTGCACCCCATAGTTTATCTGCTGGTACTTTTACAGGACCCATTGTATCGGTTTCAATTCTATATTCCATCTTTATTAGTTGTTTTTGTTGATACAATTAAAGGTACGGCTTAAAATCGATTAATCCATTTTTAGAAATATTTTTTAGAATTAATTAAGATTTTTGTTTGGGTAGTTAAAGTTTCGTTATATCTTTGTAACTGTATACACAAAAAATTCCGGAATCATGTTTGAATTTCAACAATTTATAGCTTTTTTAATTGGGTTAACAATCTTAACCATGGGTTTTTGGTTGATGTTTTTCCTTGTTAGCTTTGTATTTTACTGGGCTTTTGGAGGAGCAGCTGATCTTATTAAAGAGAAAAAAGCTAAAAGAGATGCATAAAAAAATGTATTAAAAAAAATCCTTTTCAAACGAAAAGGATTTTTTGTTTTTTAACCCATTGTGGTATAAACATTTTGCACATCATCGTCTTCCTCGATTTTATCCAAAAGTTTTTCAACATCTGCGATTTGCTCCTCAGTGAGTTCTTTTGTTACTTGCGGAATTCGATCAAAACCAGATGATAAAATTTCCATATTGCGTTCTTCTAATTCTTTTTGAATCGAACCAAAGCTATTAAATGGTGCATAGATTAAAATACCGTCTTCGTCTTCAAAAATCTCATCTACACCTGCATCGATTAGCTCTAATTCAAACTCTTCCAAATCCAAACCTTCCACTTTAGCTATTCTGAAATTGCAGGTATGATCAAACATAAACTCAACCGAACCTTGGGTTCCTAAAGTTCCATTGCACTTATTAAAGTATGAACGAATGTTCGCGACTGTTCGGTTGTTATTATCTGTGGCTGTTTCAATTAATACGGCAATTCCGTGGGGTGCATATCCTTCAAACAAAACTTCTTTATAGTTAGCTGTATCTTTGTCTGATGCCTTTTTAATTGCACGTTCTACGTTGTCTTTCGGCATATTAGCTGCCTTAGCATTTTGAATAACAGCACGCAAACGGGCATTGGTTTCAGGGTTTGGACCGCCCTCTTTAACAGCCATAACGATGTCTTTACCAATACGTGTAAACGTTTTAGCCATTGCCGACCAGCGTTTCATTTTTCTTGCTTTTCTAAATTCAAATGCTCTTCCCATTTCTTCTTTTTATTAAATTTATACAAAATTATAGAAAAGTTGTTTTTCTTAAAAAAAAAACCTAGTTTATTTCATTAAAGTCTGTTCTTTTAAATAGTCAACTGCGTGTCGGCCTTCGTTAAAAAGCAAGTCTAGAATGCTTAAATTATTCAAAAAACCGTGTTTGTCATCAAATACTTGGGTGTAGGTTTCAAAGGTGTTGTTGTCTTTCTTTCCGTTTGCTAAATGTCTGAAATCGGTTTGCGAAACTTCTTTAAAATACTCTTCGGTTTGTGTGTACGGAAGCTGTATGCCTAAGCAATTTGCTACAATTTCATGAATTTGGAAATTCAAATCCATCAAAAAAGTATGCTTTTTTTCGAAAATCGGTCGCATATCATCTTCAAAAAACTCGAAATAAGGCGATGTGCGGTATCCGGCTTCTAACGACTTAAAGTGTTGCTTTTGCCAGTTAAAATCGTTTTCAATTTTCACATCGCGGTATTTTTGATGCAATTGTTCTTTGCTGTGCTTAATGGGTATGTTTAACAACTGCAAACCGTTTGCGCTGTAAATGTACATACGGTTGCGGTTGGTTTGTTTTTGAAAATGATCATCTGCTTCGAAAACAACATTTTCAGCTTGAAGCATTGCCACATAATGACTTACCGATGCAAAATAAGTTGGATGTATTAAAATATCCATTAATAATTGTATTTTTTTGATTTACGTTTTTTAACGAAACTATACGCAATCCATCCTGCTAAAAGCACCATGAAGTAAATAAAGAACGAATGTGGTTTACCTGTTCCGTGAACAGTTGTAAACAAACGCTCCCAACGAATTTTATCGAACAATTTACCAAATGGTACGTTAGGATCCATACTCATCCAGATGAAAACAGGTTTTCCTACAATATGATCGGCAGGAACAAAACCCCAATAACGACTGTCTTCTGAATTGTGGCGGTTGTCACCCATCATATAGTAATAGTCTTGTTGAATGGTGTAGGTCGTTGCTGGTTGATCGTTTATAAAGATAGAACCATTTTTTACGTCTAATTTATTGTGTTCGTAATCGGTAATAATGGCTTTATAAAAAGGCAATGTTTCGGTATTTAACTGCACCACTTCGCCTTTTGCCGGAATATGAATCGGACCTAAATTGTCACGAGTCCAAGGTTTTGAATGTGGGAAGATTGCTAATTTATCATTAATATTTAATTCAGATCCATAGCGAATATCTTTTTCTATTTTTACAATTGACGATAGTGTTTTCATATCATTAAAAGCCTCATCAGTCATTGATAATAAAAAGATATTTGGGTTTTGTGGATTTTGACCTCCATCTGTTATCTGATGTTTTTGTATTAAATTGAATAATCCAGTATTGTCCCCATTTGTTTCTACTGTATATGAGTACTGAATCTTCGCACGATCACCTAAATCTAAAACTTTATCGTTGATATATACAATTCCATCTTTAATTTGTAAGTTGTCGCCTGGTAAACCAACAGTTCTTTTAACGTAATTCGATTTTTTATCCAATGGTTTATCGGCTCTTCTTCCTGAACGATCAAAGAATTGATACACCGTATCAACAGGCCAGTTAAAAACCATAATGTCGTTGTGGGCAGGTTTTTCAAAACCAGGAAAACGCATCGCTGGTATTTGCGGAAATTTACTGTATGATTTTACTTTTGCCAACGGAATGGTATCGTGCACCATTGGGAACGCAATGGCAGTTTGCGGAACACGTGCACCATAGTTTACTTTACTCACAAAAAGGAAATCGCCTACTAACAACGTTTTTTCTAACGATGATGTAGGGATTGTAAATGGCTGAATGAAAAACGTATGTATAATGGTTGCAACAACCACTGCAAACAATATAGAACTCACTGTTTCACCAGCTTCGGTTTTTGGTTTTATGCTGCGATTTTGTATATAGCTAACATTTTCAAAATAATTTATATAATACACGTAAAAACCAAGTGTAACAACACCTAAAATAGTATCTACTGTGGAGTTTTTACCAAAACTGCGCAAGGTTTCCACCCAAACAACCGGAAACATAATAAGGTTTACAATAGGAATAAACAAAAGAATAACCCACCATTTTGGTCGATTGATTATTTGCATTAAAACCACTGCATTGTAAACAGGAACAGCTGCTTCCCACGCTTTTCTGCCTGCTTTTACATATAATTTCCATGTGCCTAAAAAGTGAATCACTTGAACCGCAAGGAAAAATAAAAACCATTGTGTAAATGTCATAACCTAAATATTTTTTAACGAATATACTTTTTTTTGTAAAATTACTTTTGCTCTGCAACAAAAATAACCAATGTTTTTTTACCACATAGCTTTTTATTACTATTAGATTTATTGATAAGGATACATAGGTTGGTGTTTACAAAATTAAACATAGTATTTATAAGATACTTTTTGTTTAGGGATTTCAATAATCTATGTGCTTATGTGGTTTGTTTACTAACCTAAATTCAAAACGTCTTTCATGGTAAAGATGCCTTTTTTGCCCAAAATCCATTCGGCAGCTACCACAGCACCCAAAGCAAAACCTTGTCGTGAAAATGCGGTATGCTTTATTTCAATTTCATCAACCGCAGATTTATAATAAACGCTGTGTGTTCCTGGAACATCCTCTATTCGTTTAGCATCGATATAAATTTGGTTTTCTTTAGCAGAATCCATGGTCCATTGTTCATAATTTGTTTCGGCAATGATTCCTTGTGCCAATGAAATGGCTGTTCCGCTGGGCGCATCTAATTTTTGTGTATGATGAATTTCTTCCATCGATACATTGTATTCTTTAATATTCGCCATTAATTTTGCCAAATACGAATTCAGTTCAAAAAATAAATTGACACCTACGCTGAAATTCGATCCATATAAAAAAGCACCATTTTTTTCTTTGCACAACTGTACCATATCATTGTATTGTTCCAACCAACCCGTTGTGCCTGAAACTACTGGAATGTTATGCTCAAAACATGTGCTGATATTTTCAGTTGCAGCAGTTGGAATACTGAAATCAATTGCCACATCGGCATGTTCCAAACCACTGTAATCGTTTTCTTCGGTCTTTCTTAAAACTATTTCGTGACCACGTTCCAAGGCAATTTTTTCAATTTCTTTGCCCATTTTTCCGTAGCCTAACAATGCTATTTTCATTTAGTATAGATTTTTTTTAACGCATAATGGCTATTAGAATCGATAGCTTACATTTACGTTAAAGTGGTGTTGATTAATTAATGGATTGTATTCTAAAACCGGTTTAAAAGTAAGATCTTCATCAACGTTGAACTGCTGCAAATGCGCATCTACATTGGCATCTACAATATTTAAAACATAGAGACCAATTGTAATAAAAAGCGATAAATCGCGGTTTCGTTGTGCATTTCTTTGTACAGCAAGCAATTGCTCTTCGGTATATGTTCCTACTTTTGGATTATTGGTTTGATCGATGCCCCGCAAGCGTAATTTGTATTCATCGCGCGCCCGATTGTATTTTTTTTGATTGTCTAAGTAAAAATACATACTGGTTCCCAAACCACCATAAACCAACGGAATTTTCCAGTAACTTTTATTATAATATTGTCCCAATCCGGGCAAAATTGCGGAATAAAAAGCTGCTTTAGACGGTGCCAAAGGATCCATTGCTTGTTGATTTAATTGTATTTGCTGGGGTTGTGTGCGAAGCATTTGCAGGGAATCGTTTTGTGCAAATCCGCAGGTAGCAACTAATGCAGAAACAAGTATATAAAACTTAGAAAACACTATTTTTTTAACAATTTAATGATACGATCCAAGTCTTCTGCCGAATGAAAAGGAACATTTATAGCACCTTTACCACTTGCTGCAATTTTCACATCGACTTTTGCTCCAAAAAAATCGGTAAAGATTTTTCGCTGGGAATCAGAAATCGTGTAGGTGATTTTTTTCTTTGCAGGTGCGCTGTTATTGTTCAACAACCCTTCTTGATAAGCTTTTACCAAGGCTTCGGTTTCGCGAACCGATAGGTTTTCTTTAATAATTTTATGATAGATGTCGGTTTGGGCTTCGTGATCTTCGATATTGATAATAGCACGACCATGCCCCATAGAAATAAATCCATCGCGAATACCGCTTTGAATGATTGGATCTAATCGCAACAAACGCAAATAATTGGTGATTGTGGAGCGTTTTTTTCCTACACGATCGCTCATTTGCTCTTGTGTTAACTGAATTTCATCAATCAATCGTTGGTACGACATTGCAATTTCGATTGGATCTAAATCGTGGCGTTGAATGTTTTCTACCAAAGCCATTACCAATGAATCGTTATCATTTGCAATGCGGATATAAGCTGGAATGGTTTTTAAGCCTGCCAATTTAGAAGCGCGCAAACGGCGTTCACCCGAAATAAGTTCGTATTTATTGAATTCTAGTTTGCGAACGGTGATGGGTTGAATTACACCTAATTCTTTAATCGATTTAGAAAGTTCGTGTAATGTTTCTTCGTTAAAATTGGTTCTTGGTTGAAATGGGTTTACGGTGATAGCCTCTAATTCCAACTCAATAATATTGCCAACAACTTTGTCTGCATTGGTATCTTCAACCGATTGAATATCGTTGGCAGGATCTTTTAAAAGAGCCGATAAACCACGACCCAAGGCTTGTTTTTTAACTGCTTTTGCCATAATTAGTTAGTGCTGTTTTTTTGAATAATTTCTTGTGCCAAGCTTAAATAGTTGCTTGCGCCTTTGCTTGCAGCATCATAATTAATAATACTTTCACCAAAAGAAGGAGCTTCGCTTAATTTTACGTTGCGCTGAATTACCGTTTCAAAAACCATATCGTTGAAATGTTTTTGCACTTCGTCAACCACTTGGTTTGATAAACGCAAACGCGAATCATACATCGTTAAAAGTAAACCTTCGATATCTAAATTGGGGTTGTGAATTTTTTGAACACTTTTAATGGTGTTCAGCAATTTACCCAATCCTTCTAAAGCAAAATATTCGCATTGAATAGGAATTACCACCGAATCGGCAGCTGTTAATGCATTTAAAGTGAGCAACCCTAACGATGGTGCACAGTCTATAATAATATAATCATATTGATCTTTAATGGAAGCCAATGCTTGTTTCAGCATGTACTCGCGGTTTTCTTTGTCAACTAATTCAATTTCTATAGCTACTAAATCGATATGAGCCGGAATTAAATCAACATTTGGTGCCGAACATTCTAAAGCAGCTTCTTGTGGCGTAACGCTGTGTTCTAAAATTTGATAAGTTCCTGCTTCAACCGACTCTACATCAATTCCTAAACCAGACGTAGCATTTGCCTGCGGGTCGGCATCAATAAGAAGTACTTTTTTTTCCAGCGCACCCAAAGATGCTGCTAAATTAACAGAGGTAGTGGTTTTTCCAACACCACCTTTTTGATTGGCTATAGCAATGATTTTACCCATTTTTTTTTCTACAAAATTTGAAGTGTAAAAATACAATTAATTATCTTAACAAAAAATGCTATTTTCCTTTTATGATTTCTTTTTAAGATGAATTTAGCTAATAGCCCCGTATTGTGTTTATATTCAATTTATAATAACATACTAAAAATCATCTATTCACGTTAATTTAACATTTATAAGCTATACCGATTCGTTTCAAATAGTTTCCTTTATATATTTGCATCTTTTAAAAATGAACATGTATCTAAAAAGATTATTTTTTATTGTATTTTTCGTGGGCGGGACATGCGCTTATTCACAAACCGACTCATTAACTGCTGAAACATTTGATTTTGAAGCACCGCTAACCGATACCCTGCAAATCGCAACGAGTTCTGCGGATTCCATACATTCTATTGCCCCTAAAACTCCAGATATTATCCGCATTTCAGATGCTTTTTTATACACGTTGTCATCACCCATTCGCTGGCAGAAAAACGATTTAGCCACTTTGGGAGTTGCTTTGGGAGGAACAATGCTTTTAAGCTTGGCCGATAAACCTATGAATGAATTTATGTTCAGAGATCAAGGTGCTTTTGCAAACAAATTGGGCAATTTTGGATACCACAACGGAAAGCCTTATGCTTCGGTTATTGTGGCCGGTGGATTTTATGCAACAGGTTGGATTATTAATGATGAATGGACAAAAGAAACCGCTGCCATATTAACTTCGGCTTATGCAACATCGGGTGTATTGCAGTCGGCAATGAAAAAAATTGTGGGCAGAGCTAGGCCAACAGAGGGTTTAGGAAACTATTCTTTTAGGCCTTTTAAAAACGATCCGGGTTTTAGTTCGTTTCCATCGGGACATTCTCAAATTGCTTTTGTAACTGCGATAGTTTTGGCCGAAAGAGTGGATCAAACATGGTTAAAAGGAATTTTTTATACAACTGCAGCGGTAACTATGGCAAGCAGAATGTATGCCAATGCGCATTGGTTAAGCGATGTAGCTTTTGGCGGTATTTTAGCCTATTTTTGCACCAAAACGGTTATTAAACGATTTGA is from Paenimyroides aestuarii and encodes:
- a CDS encoding ParA family protein yields the protein MGKIIAIANQKGGVGKTTTSVNLAASLGALEKKVLLIDADPQANATSGLGIDVESVEAGTYQILEHSVTPQEAALECSAPNVDLIPAHIDLVAIEIELVDKENREYMLKQALASIKDQYDYIIIDCAPSLGLLTLNALTAADSVVIPIQCEYFALEGLGKLLNTIKSVQKIHNPNLDIEGLLLTMYDSRLRLSNQVVDEVQKHFNDMVFETVIQRNVKLSEAPSFGESIINYDAASKGASNYLSLAQEIIQKNSTN
- a CDS encoding ParB/RepB/Spo0J family partition protein: MAKAVKKQALGRGLSALLKDPANDIQSVEDTNADKVVGNIIELELEAITVNPFQPRTNFNEETLHELSKSIKELGVIQPITVRKLEFNKYELISGERRLRASKLAGLKTIPAYIRIANDNDSLVMALVENIQRHDLDPIEIAMSYQRLIDEIQLTQEQMSDRVGKKRSTITNYLRLLRLDPIIQSGIRDGFISMGHGRAIINIEDHEAQTDIYHKIIKENLSVRETEALVKAYQEGLLNNNSAPAKKKITYTISDSQRKIFTDFFGAKVDVKIAASGKGAINVPFHSAEDLDRIIKLLKK
- a CDS encoding DUF5683 domain-containing protein; its protein translation is MFSKFYILVSALVATCGFAQNDSLQMLRTQPQQIQLNQQAMDPLAPSKAAFYSAILPGLGQYYNKSYWKIPLVYGGLGTSMYFYLDNQKKYNRARDEYKLRLRGIDQTNNPKVGTYTEEQLLAVQRNAQRNRDLSLFITIGLYVLNIVDANVDAHLQQFNVDEDLTFKPVLEYNPLINQHHFNVNVSYRF
- the lepB gene encoding signal peptidase I yields the protein MTFTQWFLFFLAVQVIHFLGTWKLYVKAGRKAWEAAVPVYNAVVLMQIINRPKWWVILLFIPIVNLIMFPVVWVETLRSFGKNSTVDTILGVVTLGFYVYYINYFENVSYIQNRSIKPKTEAGETVSSILFAVVVATIIHTFFIQPFTIPTSSLEKTLLVGDFLFVSKVNYGARVPQTAIAFPMVHDTIPLAKVKSYSKFPQIPAMRFPGFEKPAHNDIMVFNWPVDTVYQFFDRSGRRADKPLDKKSNYVKRTVGLPGDNLQIKDGIVYINDKVLDLGDRAKIQYSYTVETNGDNTGLFNLIQKHQITDGGQNPQNPNIFLLSMTDEAFNDMKTLSSIVKIEKDIRYGSELNINDKLAIFPHSKPWTRDNLGPIHIPAKGEVVQLNTETLPFYKAIITDYEHNKLDVKNGSIFINDQPATTYTIQQDYYYMMGDNRHNSEDSRYWGFVPADHIVGKPVFIWMSMDPNVPFGKLFDKIRWERLFTTVHGTGKPHSFFIYFMVLLAGWIAYSFVKKRKSKKYNY
- a CDS encoding WbqC family protein; translated protein: MDILIHPTYFASVSHYVAMLQAENVVFEADDHFQKQTNRNRMYIYSANGLQLLNIPIKHSKEQLHQKYRDVKIENDFNWQKQHFKSLEAGYRTSPYFEFFEDDMRPIFEKKHTFLMDLNFQIHEIVANCLGIQLPYTQTEEYFKEVSQTDFRHLANGKKDNNTFETYTQVFDDKHGFLNNLSILDLLFNEGRHAVDYLKEQTLMK
- the fumC gene encoding class II fumarate hydratase produces the protein MEYRIETDTMGPVKVPADKLWGAQTERSRNNFKIGAEASMPIEIIEGFAYLKKAAAYANCDLGVLSVEKRDAIAAVCDEVLSGTLSDQFPLVIWQTGSGTQSNMNVNEVIANRAQVLAGLKIGAEKSVLKANDDVNKSQSSNDTFPTAMHIAAYKIIQQVTIPGIEQLRNTLQEKAEAFKNVVKIGRTHLMDATPLTLGQEFSGYVSQLNHGLKALRNTLHHLTEIALGGTAVGTGLNTPKGYDVLVAKYIAQFTKFPFITAENKFEALAAHDAIVETHGALKQLAVSLNKIANDIRMLASGPRSGIGELLLPENEPGSSIMPGKVNPTQCEALTMVAAQIIGNDVAITFGGAQGHFELNVFKPLMAANFLQSARLIGDACASFNEHCAKGIEPNYDRIKELVDNSLMLVTALNPKIGYYKAAEIAQMAHKNNTTLKETAITLGYLTSEEFDEWVKPENMV
- the dapB gene encoding 4-hydroxy-tetrahydrodipicolinate reductase, encoding MKIALLGYGKMGKEIEKIALERGHEIVLRKTEENDYSGLEHADVAIDFSIPTAATENISTCFEHNIPVVSGTTGWLEQYNDMVQLCKEKNGAFLYGSNFSVGVNLFFELNSYLAKLMANIKEYNVSMEEIHHTQKLDAPSGTAISLAQGIIAETNYEQWTMDSAKENQIYIDAKRIEDVPGTHSVYYKSAVDEIEIKHTAFSRQGFALGAVVAAEWILGKKGIFTMKDVLNLG
- a CDS encoding phosphatase PAP2 family protein: MNMYLKRLFFIVFFVGGTCAYSQTDSLTAETFDFEAPLTDTLQIATSSADSIHSIAPKTPDIIRISDAFLYTLSSPIRWQKNDLATLGVALGGTMLLSLADKPMNEFMFRDQGAFANKLGNFGYHNGKPYASVIVAGGFYATGWIINDEWTKETAAILTSAYATSGVLQSAMKKIVGRARPTEGLGNYSFRPFKNDPGFSSFPSGHSQIAFVTAIVLAERVDQTWLKGIFYTTAAVTMASRMYANAHWLSDVAFGGILAYFCTKTVIKRFDQTKYENPWEKFKKKNINWNFSLSGNGVGLIGTF
- a CDS encoding YebC/PmpR family DNA-binding transcriptional regulator; translation: MGRAFEFRKARKMKRWSAMAKTFTRIGKDIVMAVKEGGPNPETNARLRAVIQNAKAANMPKDNVERAIKKASDKDTANYKEVLFEGYAPHGIAVLIETATDNNNRTVANIRSYFNKCNGTLGTQGSVEFMFDHTCNFRIAKVEGLDLEEFELELIDAGVDEIFEDEDGILIYAPFNSFGSIQKELEERNMEILSSGFDRIPQVTKELTEEQIADVEKLLDKIEEDDDVQNVYTTMG